A single region of the Arthrobacter sp. zg-Y820 genome encodes:
- a CDS encoding GlsB/YeaQ/YmgE family stress response membrane protein, whose product MGFIAFLILGLIAGAIAKAILPGRQGGGWIATLVLGVVGALLGSWIGGAIFNKGTDIFSLTSIATWIFAILGSLIVLAIYGFVTRKSSNRA is encoded by the coding sequence ATGGGTTTCATTGCTTTCCTTATTCTGGGTCTTATCGCCGGTGCAATCGCCAAGGCCATCCTTCCGGGCCGCCAGGGCGGCGGCTGGATCGCTACTCTCGTTCTCGGCGTCGTCGGCGCCCTGCTGGGTAGCTGGATTGGCGGCGCAATCTTCAACAAGGGCACCGACATCTTCTCGCTGACCTCGATTGCCACGTGGATCTTCGCGATCCTGGGTTCCCTCATCGTTCTCGCGATCTACGGCTTTGTTACTCGCAAGAGCAGCAACCGCGCGTAG